Genomic DNA from Streptomyces sp. PCS3-D2:
CTCAGGTCGTGCCGGGTGCCGTACTTGACACCCGTGGTGCGGGTGACGACGACGTTGTAGACCTTCTTCTGGCCGACCTTGAGGCCGCCCTCGCGGTCGTACAGGCCGGTGCCGAAGCCCGGGGTCTTCAGGAACTGGTCGATCGCGGTGTCGACCGGCGCCTTGACGGTGAACTCGTTGGCCCTGGCGTCGCGCTGGATGGACTCCCACGCGCCGTTCACGTCGATCAGACCCGAACCCTGCGCGTGCGCCGGGACGTCGTGGATCTTCTTCGCGGAACTCGTCAGCGCGATGCGCAGGGAGGCCGGGGTCAGCTTGATGTTCTGCTGCTTCGCGGCCGAGATCAGCAGGGCGCTCGCGCCCGCGGCCTGCGGCGAGGCCATCGAGGTGCCCTGGAGCATGCCGTAACCGGCCGGCAGGGTGTAGCCGGCCTCCTTCACCGGCGCGCCGGGCAGCCAGGTCTGGATGGTGTTGATGGCCGCGCCGGGGGCGCTGATGGTCGGCGTGAAGCCGCCGTCCTCACGCGGACCGCGCGAGGAGAAGGGGAACATGTTGTACTTCGTGCTCACGCCGGAGCCGTAGTTGGCGGCCCAGGTCTCCTTCGAGACCGAGGCGCCCACGGAGATGACCTTGTCCGCGAGGGCCGGGTCGCCGATGGTGTTCAGCCCCGGGCCGGAGTTGCCGGCGGAGATGACCAGCTGGACCCCGTAGGTGTCGATGAGGTTGCGGTAGAGCTCGGCGCGCGCGTTGTTGCCGTCGTTCAGCGCCGGCAGGCCGCCGATGGACATGTTGACGATGTCCACACCGCGGTTGACGACGAGGTCGATCATGCCCTCGGTCAGCGCGATGTTGGTGCAGCCGCCGGACCAGGAGCAGGCGCGCGAGGAGACGAGCTTGGCGCCGGGCGCCTCGCCGTTCATCTTGCCGCCGAAGAGGCTGTTGGCGGCGGTGATGCCGGCGACGTGCGTGCCGTGCTCGGACTCGATGATGCCGATGTTGACGAAGTCGACCTTCTTGCCGACCCAGTCCCCGCCCAGCGGGTCCATCGGGACGTCCTTGCGGATCTCGATCACGAACGGGATCCGCTCGGCGACGTCGGTCGCCGGGTTGTCCGTGCCGAAGTAACCGATCTGGTAGCCGTCCTTGTACGGCTTCATCGGCTCGTTGTTGGTGAAGTCGCCGTCCTGGTCGGTGTCGACACGCACGGTGCCGGCGGCCGCGTCGTACAGCATGCCGAACCGGTCGGTGGTGTCCCCGTCCCGGTTGACGTCACCCTTCATGTCACCGTTCGCGGTGATCGACTCGCTGAAGCGGCTCCACTGGAAGCTGCCTTCGGGCGCCTTCCAGCTCTGGCCGCCCGCGGTGAAGGTGCCGCCCGCGGTGGTGACCGGGGTGATCTGGGCCCGCCAGGTACCGTCGTTGTCGGTGATCGGGTCGGTCGCCGTCACCCAGTCGACGATCTTGCGCTCGCCGGTGGTGGTCTTCTGCAGGGCCGGGTGGCCGAGGTCGACACCCGAGTCCATGATGCCGATCGTCACACCGCGGCCGTCGGCCTGCGGGTTCTGCGCGACGAAGTCGACCGCCCCGGTCTCGAAGGATGGGTTGTACGGGTTCTTCGCCGGGGTGTTCTGGTCCGGCGCCGCGTACGTCCCGGCCGAGGTCTTCTTGGCCGTGCCGCTCTCCCGGCCGGCGTCGGGCCGCGGGTCGGGCAGCTGGATCTCGTGACGCAGGTCGATGCCGTGCACCGAGGACAGCTTGGCGGCCGCCTTCAGCGCGGCCTCCGCCTTGCCGGTCGGCAGGGTGGCGCGCACGTAGCCCAGGTTGTCGTAGGTCCGGCCGACCGAGGCGCCCTGGACGGAGTCCAGCTGGTCGGCGACCTGCTTGGTCTGGCCGGGGGCGGTCGCGACCATGACGGTGACGTTCGCGTCACCCTTGGCCTTGGCCTCCTGGAGGAGCTCGACGTCGGCCGAACCGAGCTTCTGGTCAGCGGACTTGACGGCCGGTGAGGTGCCCGGGGTGTCCGTGCCGGTCGCCGCGAACGCGGGCACGGCGCCGCCGGCCACGAGGGCGGCGACCAGGCCGGCCGCGGCCGCGACGCGCACGGCACGTCTGGCCCCGGGTATGGAGCTGGGGGATTCGAGGGTCATCAGCATCCCTGGTAAGTGAAAGATACGGTCCGGATTTCGGTGCCGGATGACCGGTCAGCTTTGCGCAACGGACCGCTCTTTGGGGAGGGATGTCATCGACCGAGACCTACCGTGGCGGACACTCGCCAGTGCGGTGTTTCCGCCAGTGAGCCCGTATCCGGGCACAGTGGTGCGAAACCCTGGGGCCAAGTAGTCGATTTATCGACATGGCGGCCCCGAGTCGACACCGGCGCGAGGCCGGGCGCCGGCACCGGTGTGACAGATTTCGAGCGATCAGCGCTCGCGCGTGCGCGCGTAGTGGCGCGAGGCCTTCGCCCTGTTCCCGCAGGACGACATCGAGCACCACCGCCGCGTTCCGTTGCGCGAGGTGTCGTGGAAGTGCAGGATGCACGTCTCCGAGGCGCAGGCGCGGATCCGCTCGGGCGTCGAGCTCAGCAGGTCGAGGTAGTCGCGCGCGGCCGTCCAGGCCGGACCCCAGGCCGGATCGGCGAACTCGGCCCGCTCGCCGGGACCTTCGGGGGTCAGGGTGGCGCGGATGCGGCCGTGCTCCAGTACGGCGTCCACGAGTGCCCGTGCACTGTCGTCGGCCGGGTCCGCCACCGCGCGGGCCAAGGCCTCGCGCGCGGTCATCAGGTGGACGAGGGTCGGGGCGTCGGCCTGGAACCGGTCGGCCAGTCCGGTGGACCGCAGCCAGACCGCGAGCCCTTCGACCCGGCCGAGACCGAAGGCGCCGGCGAAGAGGTCGACGGGCTCACCCTCGCGCATCCAGCGCGTGTTCAGCAGGTCGAGGGCGATCGGCTCCCCGGTCAGGGGTCGCGGGTCCGCAGTCGTCATGTCCCTCTCCTCATTCACTAACCCCTCAAGGATACGTGAACGGTTGACGCCCTCCTCCCTAACCCCTAAAGTGCATGTAGAAGGTTAGAACTCGTTGAACGGCCTCTGGGGAAGGACCCGTCATGACCACCGCCATCAGCAAGCTCCGCACCGGGCACGTCGGCCTGAACGTCACCGATCTGGACCGCTCGCTCGCCTTCTACCGGGACGCCCTCGGCTTCCAGGCGCTGGAGGAAGGCAAGGAGGAGGGCCGCCGCTTCGCCTTCCTGGGCCAGGACGGCGAGCCCGTCCTCACGCTCTGGCAGCAGGCCGACGGCCCCTTCGTGCCAACCGCTGCGGGCCTGCACCACCTGGCCCTCTCGGCCGGCACGGTCGAGGAGGTGCGCGCGTACGAGGAGCGGCTGCGCGGCCTGGGCGTCACCTTCGCCCACGAGGGCCTCGTCGCGCACGGCGAGGGCACGGCCTCCGGCGGCATCTTCTTCCACGACCCCGACGGCATCCGCCTGGAGATCTCCGTACCGGCCGGTGCCGAGGGTGCCCCCGCTCCCACCGCAGGGGCGCCGACCTGCGGGTTCTTCTCATGAGCGGGGTCTATCACCGGGGTTCGCTGGCGGTGCAGGAGCGGGTCGGCGTGCGCGGGCCGGCCGAGCACGTCGGCCGTTCGATCACAACGGGCATCCGCGACGTCGCCGCGGCCTTCCTGGAGCTCCAGCCGCACCTGGTCGTCGGGGCCGCGGACGGCGCCGGCCGGATGTGGGCCTCCTGGCTCACCGGGCCGCCCGGCTTCGTGCGGGCCACCGGCCCGCACCGGATCGCCGTCACGAGCGGTCCGCTCGCGGGTGATCCGCTCGCCGAAGCGCTGGCCACGGCCGGGACCCGGCTCGGGACCCTCGCCCTCGACCCGCGCACCCGGCGCCGGATGCGGCTCAACGGAACGCTCGCGACGACCCCGCGGGGCTTCGCCGTCGAGGCGGAGCAGGTCTTCGCCAACTGTCCGAAGTACCTGCAGAAGCGGCAGCCGCTGGAACGGGTCGCGGAGGGGGCCGGAGTGGTGCACCGCGGGGACGCGCTCACCGCCGGCCAGGTGCGGACCGTACGGGCGGCCGACACCTTCTTCGTCGCCACCACGGGACCGGACGGGGCCGACGCCAGCCACCGCGGCGGCTTGCCGGGCTTCGTGGAGGTGCTGTCACCGGCCGAGCTGGCCTGGCCCGACTACGCGGGCAACTCCATGTTCCTGACCCTGGGGAACCTGACCGCCGACCCGCGGGCCGGGCTGCTCTTCCCGGACTGGGAGAGCGGGGCCGTCCTCCAGCTCAGCGGCCGGGCCCGGACGGAGTTCGCGTCCGACGGCAGCCGTCGCACCCGCTTCAGGGTGGAGTCGGTGGTGGAGGCCGTACATCCGGGGCGGCTGTTGTGGAGCACCCCGGAGTACTCCCCTCACCTCGGGAGCACCACCAGGTAGGCGGCGGGCTCGCGGTCACCGGAAGCCGTCAGGGCGGTCCGGATGACCGCGGCCTGCTGCTCGGGCCAGTCCCGGAGCTTGCGCGGGGTGATGTGGACGACGGTCACCCCGAGCCGCTCCAGGGCCTCCCGCTTGCGCACGCACGCGGACCACCCCTCGTCCTCCCCCTGACGCGGCGCGCGGGTGTCGATCTCCACGGCCACGGCGTGCTCGGGCCAGAACGCGTCGACGCCGCCGAGGTGCGGACCGCCGGGGATCCGCAGGTCCACGTTCCATACGGGGTCGGGCAGTCCATGGCCGCGGACGACCTGGTAGAGCCGGTCCTCGGCGATCGCCCGGCCCTCCGCCAGCAGGGACTCGACGGCGTCGACCACGTGCGGCCGGTTCAGCAGCCGGGCCACCGTCAGCTCCCGTACGACGGCGGCCGGTTCGCACGCCCCGCTGCGGACCGCCTCGCTCAGCAGCCGGCGTACGGTACCGGCGTCGTCGAGCTGCGCGACGGCGTCGGCGACGGCCCGCGCGACGGGCGCCACGGGCAGCCCGGTGACCTCCTGGGGCCGGGGCGCGGTGTGCACGCGCACGATCCGCACGTCGCCGGTGGACCGCAGCCGCCGGGTGCCCGGCACCAGGACGTCGATGTGCGAGAGGGCGAGCAGCGGGGGCGCGGAGGGGAAGCGGTACAGGGCCAGGGCCGCCAGCCCGGTGATCATGGCCTCGCCCGCGCCGCGCCGGCCCGCGTACAGCAGCGCCGCGTGCAGCCGTTCCTCGCTGGTCGCCGGCCCGGTGTGGAGCAGGAACACACCGGGCAGGATCTGCTGCCAGGGCCGCTCGGCGGCCTCGGAAGCGCTCACGCCGTGCTCGCGCAGCTGGGCGAGGGTCAGCACGCGCGGGCTGTTGCCGGTGAGGTGGGCGAGGGGGAGGGGTGCGTTGTGGTTCATGACGCGGTGATTCCCTCAGGCCATGGCCTTGCTAACCCCTGTTACACGCTCGTCGGCAAATCCGGACAAGCCGGGGCTAAAGTACGGGCGTTCGACTGCCGATGAGGTGCGCCCGTACGGGTGACCGGACCGCACCGCGGTTGCCGGGGCTCCGCCCGGACCCCGCCCGGACCCCGCCCCGGAGAGGCTGGATCGTCCAGCCCGTCCGGGGCGCGAGGCCCGGAGCCGGGCAGAGCACGGGCCCGGGGCCGGTCAGCCGGCCGCCGCGTCGCACCGCTGCGCGGCAAGGGCCCGGGCCAGGTCGTCGCGGGACTCCAGGACCAGGCGGCGCAGCGCCGGGGCGGCGGCCTCGTGTCCGGCCAGCCAGGCGTCCGTGGCGTCCAGCGTGGCGGCGTCGCCCTGGAGCGAGGGGTAGAGCCCCTTGACAATGTCCATCGCGATCTGGATCGACCGGTCCGACCACACCCGCTCGATGACCTCGAAGTAGCGCCCCGCGTGGGCCGCCAGCAGGTCCCGCTGCGACGACTGCTGCATACCCGCGATCGTCGCCTCCACCAGGGCGTTCGACAGCGCGTCCGACTCGACGACCGCGGCCCATGCCTGGTCCTTCACCGCCTGCGAGGGGCGAGCCGCCAGGCACCGCACCTGGTGCCGCTTGCCCGACGCCGTGTCGTCCCGCGCCAGTTCGGCGGCGAGGACTGCCTCGTCCACCGCACCGTGCGCGGCCAGCGGCAGCAGGAAGTCCCAGCGCAGCTCCTGGTCCACCTCCAGCCCGTCGATCCGCGCCGAGCCCTCCAGCAGCCCGAGGAGCAGCTGGAAGTCGCCCTCGGTCGCCGCGCTCGCCGCGAAGAACCGAGCCCAGGTCAGCTGGTGCTCCGACCCCGGCGCCGCCGCCCGCAGCTCGTGCAGCGCTCCCGCCGCCAGGTCCCGGCCGACCTGCTCGCGCCGGTCCGGCGCCGCGTAGTGGGTGACCGAGGCGCGAGCCTGCGCGTGCAGCTGCTGCAGGACGCCGACGTCCGTCTCCCGGCCCGCGTGCGCCAGTACCAGCGAGACGAAGTCGTGCGCCGGCATCAGGCCGTCCCGCGTCAGGTTCCACAGCGCCGACCAGCTCAGCGCCCGCGCCAGCGGATCCGTCAGGTCGCCCAGGTGCGCGCGCAGCGCGGCCAGCGAACCCTCGTCGAAACGGACCTTGCAGTAGGTGAGGTCCTCGTCGTTGACCAGGACCAGGTCGGGCCGGTCCTGCCCGGACAGCTCCCCGATCACCGAGCGGGATCCGCGGACGTCGGCCTCGGCTCGCGCGTAGCGGACCAGCGAGCCGTCCGGCTCCCGCCGGTACAGGCCGACGCCGACCCGGTGCGGACGCAGCTCGTCGCCCTCCTGGACGACGGCGAGCTCGGCGATCCGCCCCTGGGCGTCGTGGGTCACCACCGGCGTCAGCACGTTCACGCCCGCCGTCTGCAGCCAGGCCCGCGACCACTCGGTCATGTCGCGGCCGGACACCTCGCCGAGTACCGACAGCAGGTCGTCGAGGGTGGTGTTCCCGTAGGCGTTCGCCTTGAAGTAGCGGCGCGCGCCCTCCAGGAACGCCTCCCGGCCCACGTAGGCGACCAGCTGCTTGAGCACCGCCGCGCCCTTGGCGTAGGTGATGCCGTCGAAGTTCAGCTTCGCGTCCTCCAGGTCACGGATGTCGGCCGTGATCGGGTGCGTGGACGGCAGCTGGTCGGCGCGGTAGGCCCACGCCTTGCGGTTGTTGGCGAAGGTCACCCAGGCCTGGTCGAAGCGGGTGGCCTCGACGAGCCCGAAGGAGCCCATGAAGTCCGCGAAGGACTCCTTCAGCCACAGGTCGTCCCACCACTTCATGGTGACCAGGTCGCCGAACCACATGTGCGCCATCTCGTGGAGGATCACGTTCGCGCGCCGCTCGTACGAGGCCTGCGTGACCTTGCCGCGGAAGATGTACTCCTCCCGGAAGGTCACCATCCCCGGGTTCTCCATGGCGCCCAGGTTGTACTCCGGCACGAAGGCCTGGTCGTACTTCCCGAAGGGGTAGGGGTAGTCGAAGATCTCGTGGAAGAGGTCGAAGCCCTGCTTGGTGACGAGGAAGACGTCGTCCGCGTCGAAGTGCTTCGCCAGGCCCTTGCGGCACATGGCGCCCAGCGGGATGGTCAGGTCGCCGCGGGTGTAGGTGTCCGTCACGTAGTGGTACGGCCCCGCAACCACGCAGGTGATGTACGTGGAGATCGGCGCGGTCTCGGCGAAGCGGCGGGTCCGGCCCTCGCGGGACTCCTCGGCGCCGTTGCTCCACACCTGCCAGCCCTCCGGCGCGGTGACCTCGAAGCGGTAGGGCGCCTTCAGGTCGGGCTGCTCGAAGTTCGCGTACACCCGGCGGGCGTCGGCCGGTTCGTACTGCGTGTAGAGGTAGACCTCGCCGTCCTCCGGGTCCACGAAGCGGTGCAGGCCCTCGCCCGTCCGGCTGTACGCACAGTTCGCGTCCACCACCAGGACGTTCTCGGAGGCCAGGCCGTCCAGGGCGATCCGGGCCCCGTCGAAGACGGCGGACACGTCCAGCGCCCGCCCGTTCAGGGTCACCGAGTTCACCGACGGCGCGATCAGGTCCGCGAAGGTGGCACCGCCGGGCGTCGCGGCCCGGAAGCGGATCGTCGTCACCGAGCGGAAGGTCCGCGGGCCCTCGGCCGGCTCGGCCTCGTCCACCGCCGAGCTGATGTCGAGGACGACCTCGTACCCGTCGACGGACAGCAGCTCGGCCCGCTCGCGGGCCTCCTCGCGGGACAGATTCTCTCCGGGCACCTGCACTCCTTCGTGCGCGATCGCGTTCTTGACCGAATCCTCGCACGAGGGGGAATGCGTGCGGCGGCGTCCTGGTTGGCGACGGAGGACATGCGCCGTTGACGCCTTTTTCCACCTGAGACCGACACCGAGGAGAGACATGAGCGAGACCCAGGTGCGCGAGAAGACCCCGGTCGACTTCTGGTTCGACCCGCTCTGCCCTTGGGCCTGGATGACGTCCCGTTGGATGCTGGAGGTCGAGAAGGTCCGCGACGTCGAGGTGCGCTGGCACGTGATGAGCCTGGCCGTGCTCAACGAGAACAAGCTCGACGAGCTGCCCGAGGTCTACCGCGAGCTCCTCGGCCCCAAGGGCTGGGCGCCGGTGCGCGTGGTGATAGCCGCCCAGCAGAAGCACGGCGACGAGATCACCGGCAAGCTCTACACCGCGCTCGGCACCCGCATCCACAACGAGGACAAGGGCGCGACCCGTGAGGTGATCGCCGAGGCGCTGGCCGAGGTCGGCCTGCCGGCCGAGCTGCTCGCGTACGCCGACTCCGACGAGTACGACGAGGTGCTGCGGGCCTCGCACGACAACGGCATCGACCGCGTGGGCCAGGAGGTCGGCACTCCGGTGATCTCCGTTCCGGGCGCCGACGGCGAGGGCGACGTCGCCTTCTTCGGCCCCGTCGTGACCCCGACCCCGCGCGGCGAGGCCGCCGCCCGGCTGTGGGACGGCACCCTGCTCGTCGCCTCCACGCCCGGCTTCTACGAGATCAAGCGGACCCGCACCAAGGGCCCGTCCTTCGAGTAGCCCGTACGGCGAGGACACAGAAGACCCCCGTGAGTCACGTCCTCACGGGGGTCTTCCGCTGGACACCCCGGCCAGTGAAGGTTGAGAAGACGATCACGAGGCTGGGGGCACCTCCCGGCGGTAGCTGGGGGAGGGCTCGGGCGTGCGATCAGCCCTTGACGGGGATCAGCAGCGGGGTGTTGGCCTTGGCGTCGGCGTAGCGCCGGGAGACGTCCTGCCAGTTGACGACGTTCCACATCGCCTCGATGAAGTCCACCTTCTGGTTCTTGTACTGCAGGTAGAAGGCGTGCTCCCAGGCGTCGAAGACCAGGATCGGGGTGCTGGCGACACCCACGTTGCCCTGGTGGTCGTAGACCTGCTCGACGACGAGGCGGCCGCTGACGGGCTCGTACGCGAGCACGCCCCAGCCGGAACCCTGCGTGGCGGAGGACGCGAAGGTCAGCTGCTTCTTGAACTTCGCGAAGGAGCCGAAGGACTCGGTGATCGCGTCGGCCAGCTCGCCCAGGCCGTCGGCCGCGGTGGGCTCGCCGCCGCCCTCGCCGGTCTTCGGGCTGGCCATGTTGTGCCAGTAGATGCTGTGCAGGATGTGGCCGGAGAGATGGAACGCGAGGTTCTTCTCCAGGCCGTTGAGCGCGCCCCAGTTCTCCTTGTCGCGCGCCTCCGCCAGCTGCTCCAGGGTGTTGTTGGCGCCCGTGACGTAGGCCGCGTGGTGCTTGTCGTGGTGCAGCTCGATGATCTGCGGGTTGATCACCGGCTCCAGCGCCGCGTAGTCGTACGGAAGCTCAGGAAGCGTGTAGATGGCCATGCGTGTTGTCCGGTCCCCTCGGCGTGCCAATCGCTAATTGCAATTAATGCGCAACTGCACGCTAGCAGTATCTATTCCCAGTCACACGTAAGGGTTGCCTCTGTGCGACGCAGGCGGGCCCCGTGCTTCCGCACGGGGCCCGCCTGGTGGTCGAAGGGTGTTCAGCGGGCGACGGCCGCCCGGCGCTGCAGCGCGTATCCGGTCACGGCCAGGGCCACGGCGAGCCCGCCGGTGAAGATCACCTGCACTCGGGTGTCCTCACCCCGAGCCATGAGCACGAGGACCCCGGCCACCCCGGCCAGCGCCACCCAGGTCAGGTACGGGAACCCCCACATCCGCACCACGAGCTTCTCCGGAGCCTCGCGCTCCAGCCGGCGGCGCAACACGCTCTGCGAGACGGCGATGAAGCCCCAGACGACGAGGATGACGCCGCCGACCATGTTCAGCAGCCAGGCGAACAGGGTGTCCGGGTACCAGTACGACAGCAGCACGGTGGCGAAGCCGAAGCCGGAGGAGGCGAGCACGGCCCGGCGCGGGACGCCGCCGGCGACCCTGCCCAGCGCCCGGGGCCCCTGGCCGCGGGAGACGAGGGAGTGGGCCATGCGCGAGGAGCCGTAGATGTTGGCGTTCATCGCGGACAGCAGGGCGATCAGGATGACCACGTTCATGATGTCGCCGGCGGCCGGGATGCCCAGGTGGTCCAGGGTGGCCGCGTACGGGCCGTCCTCCCTGACCTCCGGGTCGTTCCACGGCAGCAGGGTGACGATGACGAGCATGGAGCCGACGTAGACGACGGCGATGCGCCACATGGTGGTCCTCACCGCCGTGGCCACCCCCTTGACCGGGTCCTCCGACTCGGCGGCGGCGATGGTGACCGTCTCCAGTCCGCCGTAGGCGACGACCGAGGCCAGCAGGCCGACCAGCAGGCCGTCCACGCCGCCGGGCAGGAAGCCGCCGCCGTGGAGCAGGTTGGCCGTGCCGGCTGCGTCGGTGCCGGGCAGCAGGCCGAGGACGGCCAGCACGCCCAGCCCCAGGAAGAGGGCGATGGCACCGATCTTGAGGGCCGCGAACCAGAACTCGAACTCGCCGAAGTTCGAGACGGCGGCCAGGTTGGAGCCACAGAACAGTGCCATGAAGACCAGCACCCACATCCACGACGGGGTGCCCGGGAACCAGCCCGTCATGATGTGCGCCGCACCGATGGCCTCGATGGCCACGCCCACGCACAGCAGCGCCCAGAACATCCAGCCGACGGTGAACCCGGCCCACGGGCCGATCGCCCGTTCCGCGTGCACCGAGAAGGAGCCGGAGGCGGGGTTGGCGGCGGACATCTCGCCGAGCATCCGCATCACGAACATCACGAGCAGTCCGGACGCGGCGTAGGCGAGCACGATCGAGGGACCCGCCGCGGCGATGCCGGCCCCGGATCCGACGAAGAGTCCGGCGCCGATGACACCGCCGAGCGCGATCATCGAGAGGTGGCGCTGCTTGAGTCCGTTGCCGAGCGGGGATCCGGCGTCGGTCCGCGGCGGCTCGGGGCGTGCGGCGGTACTGCTGTGGCTCATGGGGAGGTGCCTGTCGGTGCGGGGGCGAAGCGGCCCCAGTGTGCCGAGCGTCCGATCACCGGACGTTCTCTGTCCGATATCCGGACAGCCGCTTCACGGGCCGTGATCGACTCCGTACGGCCCGGGAACGGCAGGACCCCCCGCGCCGCGGCGCGGGGGGTCCTGCCGTTCCCGGGCCGGTGATCCGGCAGACAGGCCGACGGGCAGGCAGGTGGGTCAGCCGGCCCGCCGGTCCCGCAGCTCGCGCACGCCCGCCACCGCGAGGACCAGCAGTGCGGCGCCCGTCGACCACAGCAACTGCGGCCGCGCGGAGTCGTCGAACAGCATCAGGACCAGGACCGCCACCATCCCGGCCAGGGCGGCCCAGGTCGCGTACGGGAACAGCCACATCGGCAGGACCAGCCGCTCGGGCGTGTCCCGCTCGATCCGGCGGCGCAGCTTCAGCTGGGAGACCGCGATCAGTGCCCACACGAACAGCAGCACGGCGCCGACCGCGTTGAGCATGTAGAGGAAGATCGTGTCCGGCCACAGCAGGTTGAGCACCACCGAGGCGAAGCCGAAGGCCACCGAGGCGAACACGGCCCGGCGCGGCACGCCGCCGCCCGAGACCCGCAGCAACGACTTCGGCGCCTCTCCGCGCTCGGCCAGCGAGAAGATCATGCGCGAGGACCCGTACAGGTTCGCGTTGAGTGCCGACAGCAAGGCCACGAACACCACGATGTTCATGATCTGGCCGGCCCCCGGGATGCCGATGGAGTCCAGGACCGCGACGTACGGGCTCTGTCCCGGCTCCAGCGAGTCCCACGGCAGCAGTGTCACGATGACCACCATCGAGCCGACGTAGAAGAAGAGGATGCGCCACACGGCGCTGCGCACCGCACGGGAGACCGACCGGGCCGGGTCGTCGGACTCGGCTGCCGCGATCGTGACGACCTCCAGGCCGCCG
This window encodes:
- a CDS encoding amino acid permease translates to MSHSSTAARPEPPRTDAGSPLGNGLKQRHLSMIALGGVIGAGLFVGSGAGIAAAGPSIVLAYAASGLLVMFVMRMLGEMSAANPASGSFSVHAERAIGPWAGFTVGWMFWALLCVGVAIEAIGAAHIMTGWFPGTPSWMWVLVFMALFCGSNLAAVSNFGEFEFWFAALKIGAIALFLGLGVLAVLGLLPGTDAAGTANLLHGGGFLPGGVDGLLVGLLASVVAYGGLETVTIAAAESEDPVKGVATAVRTTMWRIAVVYVGSMLVIVTLLPWNDPEVREDGPYAATLDHLGIPAAGDIMNVVILIALLSAMNANIYGSSRMAHSLVSRGQGPRALGRVAGGVPRRAVLASSGFGFATVLLSYWYPDTLFAWLLNMVGGVILVVWGFIAVSQSVLRRRLEREAPEKLVVRMWGFPYLTWVALAGVAGVLVLMARGEDTRVQVIFTGGLAVALAVTGYALQRRAAVAR
- a CDS encoding amino acid permease; amino-acid sequence: MRERLPEAPPTTGELPAEPLSHSLKQRHLTMLGLGGVIGAGLFVGSGAGIGIAGPAIICSYLLAGVLAMLVMRALGEMSAAMPASGSFSVYAERALGRWAGFSAGWLYWFLLVVVLAVEATGAAKIANGWVPSVDQWVWVLLFMVVFTVSNLAAVKNFGEFEFWFAALKVGAIVLFLVLGTLAVFGLLPDTDPVGMANLTGHGGFFPEGFGGVVAGMLAVVFAFGGLEVVTIAAAESDDPARSVSRAVRSAVWRILFFYVGSMVVIVTLLPWDSLEPGQSPYVAVLDSIGIPGAGQIMNIVVFVALLSALNANLYGSSRMIFSLAERGEAPKSLLRVSGGGVPRRAVFASVAFGFASVVLNLLWPDTIFLYMLNAVGAVLLFVWALIAVSQLKLRRRIERDTPERLVLPMWLFPYATWAALAGMVAVLVLMLFDDSARPQLLWSTGAALLVLAVAGVRELRDRRAG